A section of the Stenotrophomonas sp. 364 genome encodes:
- the rsmB gene encoding 16S rRNA (cytosine(967)-C(5))-methyltransferase RsmB, with translation MTQLRQDKLAPQRAASAPGVPTRVLAAKVLAQVIGRGRSLKAELAKALPSLDDSRDRALLEALCFAVLRRRGAYDAALAQWMQRPLGVREDELRALLLVGFAQLDALELPAHAALSATVDAARAMGRDRQAGMVNALLRRAQREGIPAQPARAAFPDWLAGMIEQDWPEQAEDVFAASLQPAPLWLRVNRQHGSREAVLEQLAAAAIEAEASPLCSDAIRLPVPVPVAALPGFAAGALSVQDLSAQQVADALAPRPGARVLDACAAPGGKAAHLLERDPSLQLLALDIDPRRLKRISETFARTGVGAQARVLAADAAAPDSWWDGQPFDCILLDAPCSATGIIRRQPDVLVHRRPADIEALVTLQARLLDACFSMLAPGGTLLYATCSILREENQFQVESFLQRTPRAGFLPLGEAFGHDSWAGRQRLPGEEGADGFFYARLLKKG, from the coding sequence ATGACCCAGCTCCGGCAGGACAAGCTGGCCCCGCAGCGTGCCGCCAGCGCGCCCGGCGTGCCCACCCGCGTACTGGCAGCCAAGGTGCTGGCCCAGGTGATCGGCCGCGGCCGCTCGCTCAAGGCCGAACTGGCCAAGGCATTGCCGAGCCTGGACGACAGCCGCGACCGCGCGCTGCTGGAGGCCCTGTGCTTTGCCGTGCTGCGCCGTCGCGGCGCCTATGACGCGGCCCTGGCCCAGTGGATGCAGCGCCCGCTGGGCGTGCGCGAGGACGAACTGCGCGCGCTGTTGCTGGTGGGCTTCGCCCAGCTGGATGCGCTGGAACTGCCGGCCCACGCGGCGCTGTCGGCCACGGTCGACGCCGCCCGTGCGATGGGTCGCGACCGCCAGGCCGGCATGGTCAACGCGCTGCTGCGCCGCGCCCAGCGCGAGGGCATTCCGGCCCAGCCGGCGCGCGCTGCATTCCCCGACTGGCTGGCCGGCATGATCGAACAGGACTGGCCGGAGCAGGCCGAGGACGTGTTCGCCGCCAGCCTGCAGCCGGCGCCGTTGTGGCTGCGGGTGAACCGCCAGCACGGCAGCCGTGAGGCTGTGCTCGAACAGCTGGCCGCCGCCGCGATCGAGGCCGAGGCATCGCCGCTGTGCAGTGACGCGATCCGCCTGCCGGTACCCGTGCCGGTGGCTGCGCTGCCCGGTTTCGCGGCCGGTGCATTGTCGGTGCAGGATCTGTCGGCGCAGCAGGTGGCCGATGCCCTGGCCCCGCGACCCGGCGCCCGGGTGCTGGACGCCTGCGCCGCGCCCGGTGGCAAGGCCGCGCACCTGCTGGAGCGTGATCCCAGCCTGCAGCTGCTGGCCCTGGACATCGACCCGCGCCGGCTCAAGCGCATCAGCGAGACCTTCGCCCGGACCGGCGTGGGCGCGCAGGCGCGCGTGCTGGCGGCCGACGCCGCCGCGCCGGACAGCTGGTGGGACGGGCAGCCGTTCGACTGCATCCTGCTGGATGCACCGTGCTCTGCCACCGGCATCATCCGCCGCCAGCCGGACGTGCTGGTGCACCGCCGCCCGGCCGATATCGAGGCGCTGGTAACGCTGCAGGCGCGCCTGCTGGATGCCTGCTTCAGCATGCTGGCTCCGGGCGGCACCCTGCTGTATGCGACATGCTCGATCCTGCGGGAAGAGAACCAGTTCCAGGTCGAGTCTTTCCTGCAGCGCACCCCCCGCGCAGGCTTCCTGCCATTGGGTGAAGCGTTCGGCCACGACTCCTGGGCCGGTCGCCAGCGCCTGCCCGGTGAAGAGGGTGCAGACGGTTTCTTCTATGCGCGTCTGCTAAAAAAGGGCTGA